Proteins found in one Colletes latitarsis isolate SP2378_abdomen chromosome 8, iyColLati1, whole genome shotgun sequence genomic segment:
- the Mvb12 gene encoding multivesicular body subunit 12-like Mvb12: MSKKTNCNKMLVHQLSSVLPNDRPITAISVVEDIDKCPPNFTVISRTYDQDTDADLGRETGLFIKRKARYICFSKTEGLPHCVIEDLAVINERDSPPEGYSMISYTVDSMQKAWRKKQLCYKIRNKELCLKAVTDIIICSGILRKVYTSKMAPNGFVAAGVINGVCVCYKTVDIANGNSSSQSYVNIDLFQNASPNPSNGTPHKIPPERPPKPKFSPKPTNGIYPQIGGNAGKELDESSDRDYEILSPSARIRPTRPAPQPPSSSVGSTSIYGTLPGSSDLDGVPFVLHPRLSVHSDSSSSKLPVMKVWTQKDLDKEFCYDFRAERET, from the exons ATGTCTAAAAAGACCAATTGCAATAAAATGTTGGTACATCAATTATCATCTGTGCTGCCTAATGATAGGCCAATCACAGCCATAAGTGTTGTTGAAGACATAGATAAATGTCCACCAAATTTCACAGTG ATCTCTAGAACATACGATCAAGACACGGATGCTGATTTAGGAAGAGAAACTGGACTATTTATTAAAAGAAAAGCCAGATACATATGTTTCTCAAAGACTGAAGGGTTACCTCATTGCGTGATCGAAGATCTGGCTGTCATTAACGAACGAGATTCTCCTCCAGAAGGATACAGCATGATTTCTTATACTGTAGATTCAA TGCAGAAGGCATGGAGAAAGAAACAATTGTGctataaaattagaaataagGAATTATGCTTGAAAGCAGTTACGGATATTATTATATGTAGTGGAATTTTGCGCAAAGTATATACATCTAAAATGGCTCCAAACGGTTTTGTCGCAGCCGG TGTTATAAACGGAGTTTGCGTTTGCTACAAAACTGTGGATATTGCAAATGGGAATTCTAGTTCGCAATCGTATGTTAATATAGA TTTATTTCAAAATGCATCTCCAAATCCATCGAATGGAACACCTCACAAAATACCTCCTGAAAGGCCACCGAAACCAAAGTTTTCACCAAAACCAACGAATGGAATTTATCCGCAAATTGGAGGAAATGCGGGAAAGGAACTGGACGAATCCAGTGACAGAGATTACGAAATATTAAGTCCCAGTGCGAGAATCAGGCCCACGAGACCTGCCCCGCAACCACCTTCGTCGTCGGTTGGATCCACATCAATTTATGGTACACTACCAGGTTCATCCGATTTGGATGGAGTCCCATTCGTCCTTCATCCGCGTCTTAGTGTTCACTCGGATTCCTCTAGT AGTAAACTTCCTGTGATGAAAGTCTGGACTCAGAAAGATCTGGATAAGGAG TTTTGTTATGATTTCCGCGCGGAAAGAGAAACGTGA